One Diadema setosum chromosome 8, eeDiaSeto1, whole genome shotgun sequence genomic window carries:
- the LOC140232041 gene encoding uncharacterized protein: protein MCNYLLVDMSSSLPEAMCAVIVVLMAAEGSYGRILPGLDNCRGMCTNLTGYFCAPFLGICEPCDPHCEEENEDGCMETCEKWAVQLSTTPSTQTTLQPSSSSTEPGLPRDSNDTHVDLMTSISSMDGSIETGPHELPGWVYFALLAAGVIFSIFIWNMLKKCRCDQKRGPIVRENDMAGQRDIEMNDLGHARGTPPPDAAEPLLPDEPSQPGSSQSDGSRSLSSEPGEGPTQPLRGPLSVPPDSAYETAAAPHDDTVAVSVAQVTNNGGDTDSEKATPAGSLTVNIHACPVQQELRQGAEPFHGRGEPFMDAAPSLQEPTTPIGQTVQDGTITGHELVMSASSPFSFMNGDGLSYHQGLIK from the exons atgtgtaatTACCTTCTAGTTGATATGTCATCATCGCTTCCTGAAGCCATGTGTGCTGTGATCGTGGTCCTGATGGCTGCAGAAGGTTCCTACGGCCGCATTTTGCCGGGTTTGGACAATTGCCGTGGGATGTGCACCAACCTCACGGGATACTTCTGCGCGCCCTTCCTGGGCATTTGTGAACCCTGTGACCCACACTGTGAAGAGGAGAACGAAGATGGCTGCATGGAAACCTGTGAGAAATGGG CTGTGCAGCTTTCTACAACACCTAGTACACAGACAACACTGCAGCCAAGCTCTTCTTCTACTGAACCTGGGCTACCTCGAGACTCCAATGATACCCATGTGGATCTGATGACAAGCATTTCAAGCATGGATGGTTCCATAGAGACTGGGCCCCATGAGCTCCCTGGGTGGGTCTACTTTGCCCTCCTAGCGGCTGGAGttattttcagcattttcatcTGGAACATGCTTAAAAAATGCAGATGTGATCAGAAACGGGGACCAATTGTACGTGAGAACGATATGGCGGGGCAGAGAGACATAGAAATGAACGATTTGGGGCATGCGCGGGGTACCCCACCACCCGATGCAGCGGAACCTCTTCTACCTGACGAGCCGTCCCAGCCTGGATCCAGCCAAAGTGACGGGAGCAGGAGTTTGTCGTCAGAGCCAGGTGAGGGTCCAACCCAACCCCTTCGTGGACCCCTCAGTGTGCCCCCCGACAGTGCCTATGAGACAGCAGCTGCTCCACATGATGACACTGTTGCCGTCAGCGTGGCCCAAGTGACCAATAACGGCGGTGATACTGATTCTGAGAAGGCCACCCCTGCAGGCAGTCTCACCGTCAACATCCACGCTTGTCCAGTGCAGCAGGAACTGCGCCAAGGAGCGGAGCCATTCCATGGGCGAGGGGAACCATTTATGGATGCGGCGCCATCTTTGCAAGAACCAACGACTCCTATCGGTCAGACTGTTCAAG ATGGAACTATAACTGGCCATGAGCTTGTGATGAGTGCATCcagccccttttctttcatgaatGGGGATGGATTGTCTTATCACCAAGGGCTCATAAAGTGA